The Actinopolyspora erythraea genome has a segment encoding these proteins:
- a CDS encoding aspartate aminotransferase family protein, giving the protein MNTEAGFDHGGEHARLARRRAAVMPSWLSTMYSEPIDIESGSGRHVWDAEGNRYLDFFGGILTTMTGHAVPEVTKAVSEQAGRILHSSTLYLNRPMVELAERIAELSGLDDPRVFFTTSGTEANDTALLLATGYRSSNQILALRNSYHGRSFASLAVTGNRSWSPSSLSPVQTSYVHGTRRRGTMLEGLADEEFTEACVRDLEDTLDQLHGNVACLIAEPIQGVGGFAAPPDGLFARFREVLDRHGILWISDEVQTGWGRTGEHFWGWQAHADNGPPDVVTFAKGIGNGLPIAGVVARGEVMDSVAANSISTFGGSPLTAAGALANLDYHQRHDLQGNARRAGAVLRAELREAESLASVGGIRGKGLMLGVELVRSDGGPAPETAAVVTERARERGLLIGKGGLEGNVLRVAPPLSVTEEEAVEGARALVDALRAADSSA; this is encoded by the coding sequence ATGAACACCGAGGCTGGCTTCGACCACGGCGGGGAGCACGCGCGGCTGGCGCGGCGGCGCGCCGCCGTGATGCCGTCCTGGCTATCGACCATGTACTCCGAACCGATCGACATCGAGAGCGGGTCGGGCCGGCACGTGTGGGACGCGGAGGGCAACCGCTACCTCGACTTCTTCGGCGGCATCCTCACGACCATGACCGGGCACGCCGTACCGGAAGTGACCAAGGCGGTGTCCGAGCAGGCGGGCAGGATCCTGCACTCCTCGACGTTGTACCTGAACCGGCCGATGGTGGAGCTGGCCGAGCGGATCGCCGAGCTGTCGGGCCTGGACGACCCGAGGGTCTTCTTCACCACGAGCGGAACCGAGGCCAACGACACCGCCCTGCTGCTGGCCACGGGCTACCGTTCCTCCAACCAGATCCTGGCGCTGCGCAACAGCTACCACGGCCGTTCGTTCGCCTCGCTGGCCGTGACCGGCAACCGGAGCTGGTCACCGAGCAGCCTGTCGCCGGTGCAGACCAGCTACGTCCACGGCACCCGCAGGCGCGGCACTATGCTGGAGGGGTTGGCCGACGAGGAGTTCACCGAGGCCTGTGTACGCGACCTGGAGGACACGCTCGACCAGCTCCACGGCAACGTGGCGTGCCTGATCGCCGAGCCGATCCAGGGAGTCGGCGGTTTCGCGGCGCCCCCCGACGGCCTGTTCGCGCGCTTCAGGGAAGTGCTCGACCGGCACGGCATCCTCTGGATCAGCGATGAGGTGCAGACCGGCTGGGGGCGCACTGGCGAGCACTTCTGGGGCTGGCAGGCGCACGCCGACAACGGGCCTCCGGACGTCGTCACCTTCGCCAAGGGCATCGGTAACGGCCTGCCGATAGCCGGGGTCGTCGCCCGGGGCGAGGTCATGGACAGCGTGGCGGCGAACTCGATCTCCACTTTCGGGGGAAGCCCGCTGACGGCCGCCGGTGCGCTGGCCAACCTCGACTACCACCAGCGTCACGACCTGCAGGGGAACGCGCGGCGGGCCGGTGCGGTACTGCGCGCCGAACTCCGGGAGGCGGAGTCCCTGGCCTCGGTGGGCGGGATCCGGGGTAAGGGCCTGATGCTCGGGGTGGAGCTCGTGCGTTCCGACGGCGGTCCCGCTCCCGAGACGGCGGCCGTGGTCACCGAACGGGCGCGCGAGCGCGGTCTGCTGATCGGCAAGGGAGGACTGGAGGGCAATGTGCTGCGCGTCGCACCTCCGTTGAGCGTCACCGAGGAGGAAGCGGTCGAAGGTGCCCGTGCGCTGGTCGACGCGCTGCGTGCCGCCGACTCGTCCGCGTGA
- a CDS encoding class I SAM-dependent methyltransferase — protein MLSEYRTFVTRAVREPSTVGAVLPSSPVLAREMAAIVPSTEQPVVVELGPGTGALSGAIAERVPEGGRHIAVEVDPGMCEHLRTTAPWLEVVRGDAMRLGELLVENGVDSVDAVVSGLPWSLFTAESQRRILREVGSVLAPGGGFTTIAYAHALGMSGARRFRSRLEAAFDEVITTRTVWRNVPPARTYVCRRPVVA, from the coding sequence ATGCTGTCCGAGTACCGTACTTTCGTGACCCGCGCGGTGCGCGAACCCTCCACCGTCGGTGCCGTCCTGCCCAGCTCGCCGGTGCTGGCCAGGGAGATGGCCGCCATCGTGCCGAGCACCGAACAGCCGGTGGTCGTCGAGCTGGGGCCCGGAACCGGCGCGCTCAGTGGAGCCATCGCCGAACGTGTCCCCGAGGGAGGCCGTCACATCGCCGTGGAGGTCGATCCCGGCATGTGCGAGCACCTGCGCACCACCGCGCCCTGGCTGGAGGTCGTGCGGGGGGACGCGATGCGGCTGGGCGAACTGCTCGTCGAGAACGGGGTCGACTCGGTGGACGCCGTGGTCAGCGGGCTGCCGTGGTCGCTGTTCACCGCCGAGTCGCAGCGGCGGATCCTGCGTGAGGTCGGCTCCGTGCTCGCCCCGGGCGGCGGGTTCACCACCATCGCCTACGCGCACGCACTCGGAATGTCCGGTGCCCGGCGGTTCCGCAGCCGGCTGGAGGCCGCGTTCGACGAAGTGATCACCACACGTACCGTGTGGCGCAACGTCCCTCCCGCCCGAACCTACGTCTGCCGCAGGCCCGTGGTGGCCTGA
- a CDS encoding glycosyltransferase family 39 protein produces the protein MPAFLPAVEQHDVRQRATSSAAPLARVPVLLLAGTTAVLLLLLSGRYGYLSDELYFLAAGKYYLDWGYMDQQPLVPLLARWADAVAPGSLLVFRIVPALVTAAGILLTALIARELGGDRRAQTLAAAAYAVSPWLLLSGHWLAAATLAPLEWGVVLWLLIRWTRLHHTGVRRDRLLWAASAVAAVGVQTKFQVVLLGVAVLSSVAAVGPRRMLRRPALWGGAGLVLGTAAPTLLWQHRNGWPALDMGAVVASETRRWLFVPNALLFSGVVVGAVLCCYGLWQLLRSPELARYRFLGWTVVGLVLFFVVASGRPNYPAGLFGLLFAAGAVGLRHRRERRGNNRGRWVPWVAYPLSALLPIALLPIYPLPLLAAHPELTNYSRMYETGWPELARTTAAAYRGLPAELREDTVVVAESYPTAAALDVHGRELGLPRVYSPHRGYWFFGAPPDSARAMLYVGSEQPLAPYFGEREQLDTVRTEHDVVNIARGVAVTLHTEPELSWSELWPRIRTA, from the coding sequence GTGCCCGCCTTCTTACCCGCCGTCGAACAGCACGACGTGCGACAGCGCGCGACGAGCTCCGCCGCCCCGCTGGCACGAGTGCCGGTACTGCTGCTCGCCGGCACCACCGCGGTGTTGTTGCTGCTGCTCAGCGGACGCTACGGCTATCTCTCCGACGAGCTGTACTTCCTCGCGGCGGGCAAGTACTACCTGGACTGGGGCTACATGGACCAGCAACCCCTGGTCCCGTTGCTGGCCCGGTGGGCCGATGCGGTGGCACCCGGGTCGCTGCTGGTGTTCCGGATCGTCCCGGCCCTGGTGACCGCGGCCGGAATCCTGCTCACCGCACTGATCGCCAGGGAGCTCGGTGGTGATCGTCGCGCGCAGACCCTGGCAGCCGCCGCCTACGCGGTCTCGCCGTGGCTGCTGCTCAGCGGGCACTGGTTGGCGGCGGCGACGCTGGCCCCGCTGGAGTGGGGGGTGGTCCTGTGGCTGTTGATCCGCTGGACCCGCCTGCACCACACCGGAGTGCGAAGGGACCGGCTGCTGTGGGCCGCGAGCGCGGTCGCCGCCGTGGGGGTGCAGACCAAGTTCCAGGTGGTGCTGTTGGGCGTGGCCGTGCTCTCGTCCGTTGCCGCCGTGGGACCGCGCCGGATGCTGCGCCGTCCCGCCCTGTGGGGCGGCGCGGGTCTCGTCCTGGGCACGGCCGCGCCGACCCTGCTGTGGCAACACCGGAACGGATGGCCCGCCCTGGACATGGGGGCGGTGGTGGCGAGCGAGACGCGGCGCTGGCTGTTCGTGCCGAACGCGCTGTTGTTCTCCGGCGTCGTGGTGGGAGCCGTGCTGTGCTGCTACGGCCTGTGGCAACTGCTGCGATCCCCCGAACTGGCCCGGTACCGCTTCCTCGGTTGGACGGTGGTGGGCCTGGTGCTGTTCTTCGTCGTCGCCAGCGGCAGGCCGAACTATCCGGCGGGACTGTTCGGGCTGCTGTTCGCGGCCGGGGCCGTCGGGCTGCGGCACCGCCGGGAGCGGCGCGGGAACAACCGGGGAAGGTGGGTCCCCTGGGTGGCCTACCCGTTGTCGGCGCTGCTGCCTATCGCGCTGCTGCCGATCTACCCCCTGCCGCTGCTGGCCGCCCATCCGGAACTGACCAACTACAGCAGGATGTACGAGACGGGCTGGCCGGAACTGGCGCGCACCACCGCGGCCGCCTACCGCGGGCTGCCCGCCGAACTCCGCGAGGACACCGTGGTGGTCGCGGAGAGCTACCCGACCGCGGCGGCGCTGGACGTGCACGGGCGGGAGCTCGGGCTCCCCCGGGTCTACAGCCCGCACCGGGGCTACTGGTTCTTCGGTGCCCCGCCCGACTCGGCGAGGGCGATGCTCTACGTCGGCAGCGAGCAGCCACTGGCACCCTACTTCGGAGAACGAGAACAGCTGGACACCGTGCGCACCGAGCACGACGTGGTCAACATCGCGCGCGGAGTCGCTGTCACGCTCCACACGGAGCCCGAGCTGAGCTGGTCCGAACTGTGGCCCCGGATCCGGACCGCGTGA
- a CDS encoding TetR/AcrR family transcriptional regulator, whose translation MTGGNRVSRGQRGSERRAELLSIAAEMFAVRGFAATTVREIADEAGILSGSLYHHFESKEAMVDEILRGYLSAQLERFRRVVEAGYGPYTTVGELIHESFAALHRHRWAMAILHNEAGRLAEFDRFGYIGSANREFERVWVRVLREGQRSGVFRAELSPRLAHRFIRDSVAASVRWYNPSGRMSVQGIAEQYTRIFRDGMAAPGGE comes from the coding sequence ATGACCGGTGGGAATCGGGTGAGCAGGGGACAGCGCGGTTCGGAGCGCAGGGCGGAGCTGCTGTCCATAGCCGCGGAGATGTTCGCGGTTCGGGGGTTCGCGGCCACCACGGTGCGTGAGATAGCCGACGAGGCCGGGATCCTGTCCGGCAGTCTCTACCACCACTTCGAGTCGAAGGAGGCGATGGTCGACGAGATCCTGCGCGGCTACCTGAGCGCCCAGCTCGAACGCTTCCGGCGAGTGGTCGAAGCCGGTTACGGGCCTTATACGACGGTGGGTGAGCTGATCCACGAGTCGTTCGCGGCGCTGCACCGTCACCGCTGGGCCATGGCGATCCTGCACAACGAGGCGGGGCGCCTCGCCGAGTTCGACAGGTTCGGCTACATCGGGTCCGCGAACCGGGAGTTCGAGCGCGTCTGGGTCCGGGTACTGCGGGAGGGGCAACGAAGCGGGGTGTTTCGCGCGGAGCTCAGTCCTCGGCTGGCACACCGCTTCATCAGGGACTCCGTCGCCGCCTCGGTGCGTTGGTACAACCCGAGCGGGCGCATGAGCGTCCAGGGGATCGCCGAGCAGTACACCCGCATCTTCCGCGACGGCATGGCCGCTCCGGGAGGGGAGTGA
- a CDS encoding 2-oxoacid:acceptor oxidoreductase subunit alpha, giving the protein MVATNGQRTESGPEEQQPDTLRKVNRVVIRFAGDSGDGMQLTGDRFTSEAAAFGNDLATLPNYPAEIRAPAGTLPGVSSFQLHFADYDILTPGDRPDVLVAMNPAALKANLGDLPAGATVVVNTDEFTKRNLKKVGYEQSPLETDELDRFTVHRVAMSELTKGAVAETGLTRKEAERCKNMFALGLLSWMYHRPTDNTERFLREKFAGKPQVAEANLLAFRAGWNYGETTESFAVAYEVEPASLPEGTYRQVTGNLALAYGLVAAGQRSELPVFLGSYPITPASDVLHEMAKHKNFGVTTFQAEDEIAGVGAALGASFGGSLGVTTTSGPGLALKSETIGLAVALELPMLICDIQRGGPSTGLPTKTEQADLLQALYGRNGESPVPVLAPRSPSDCFDIAMDAARIALTYRTPVLLLSDGATANGSEPWLIPDVSELPDLRVSFADSPNAPDGSEEFWPYQRDPRTLAREWAVPGTPGLEHRVGGLEKLDGKGSISYDPDNHDAMVRLRQRRIDGIEVPDVSVEDPDGDARVLVLGWGSSYGPIGAACRRLRARGMSVAQTHLRHLNPMPGNLGEVLRRYDRVVVPEMNMGQLAMLLRSRYLVDAQSYTKVAGLPFQAEELENVLSDVVQGVEL; this is encoded by the coding sequence GTGGTGGCGACGAACGGGCAGCGGACGGAGTCCGGTCCTGAGGAACAGCAGCCGGACACGCTGCGCAAGGTGAACCGTGTCGTGATCCGGTTCGCCGGGGACTCCGGTGACGGTATGCAGTTGACCGGCGACCGGTTCACCTCGGAGGCGGCCGCGTTCGGCAACGACCTGGCGACGCTGCCGAACTACCCGGCCGAGATCCGCGCCCCAGCCGGGACCCTGCCGGGCGTGTCGAGCTTTCAGCTGCACTTCGCCGACTACGACATCCTCACCCCGGGCGACCGGCCGGACGTGCTGGTGGCGATGAACCCGGCGGCGCTCAAGGCCAACCTCGGCGACCTCCCGGCCGGGGCGACCGTGGTGGTCAACACCGACGAGTTCACCAAGCGGAACCTGAAGAAGGTGGGCTACGAGCAGTCCCCGCTGGAGACCGACGAACTGGACCGGTTCACGGTCCACCGGGTCGCGATGAGCGAACTCACCAAGGGGGCCGTGGCCGAGACGGGGCTGACCCGCAAGGAGGCCGAGCGCTGCAAGAACATGTTCGCGCTCGGGCTGTTGTCCTGGATGTACCACCGTCCCACCGACAACACCGAGCGTTTCCTGCGCGAGAAGTTCGCAGGTAAGCCCCAGGTCGCGGAGGCGAACCTGCTGGCGTTCCGGGCGGGGTGGAACTACGGGGAAACCACTGAGTCGTTCGCCGTGGCCTACGAGGTCGAGCCAGCCAGCCTGCCCGAAGGTACCTACCGGCAGGTCACCGGCAACCTCGCCCTGGCCTACGGTCTGGTGGCGGCGGGGCAGCGCAGCGAGCTGCCGGTGTTCCTCGGCAGCTATCCGATCACTCCGGCCTCGGACGTGCTGCACGAGATGGCCAAGCACAAGAACTTCGGCGTGACCACCTTCCAGGCCGAGGACGAGATCGCGGGAGTGGGAGCGGCGCTGGGGGCTTCCTTCGGCGGTTCCCTCGGGGTGACGACCACCTCCGGGCCGGGGCTGGCGCTGAAGTCCGAGACGATCGGACTGGCTGTGGCCCTGGAGCTGCCGATGCTGATCTGCGACATCCAGCGCGGCGGCCCCTCGACGGGACTGCCGACCAAGACCGAGCAGGCCGATCTGCTGCAGGCGCTGTACGGACGCAACGGCGAGTCACCGGTGCCGGTGCTGGCGCCGCGCTCCCCCTCGGACTGCTTCGACATCGCCATGGACGCCGCGCGGATCGCGCTGACCTACCGCACCCCGGTGCTGCTGTTGTCGGACGGAGCCACCGCCAACGGTTCCGAGCCCTGGCTGATCCCGGACGTGTCCGAACTCCCGGACCTGCGCGTGAGCTTCGCCGACTCCCCCAACGCCCCGGACGGTTCCGAGGAGTTCTGGCCCTACCAACGTGACCCGCGGACCCTGGCGCGCGAGTGGGCGGTCCCCGGTACCCCCGGCCTGGAGCACCGGGTCGGGGGCCTGGAGAAGCTGGACGGCAAGGGCAGCATCTCCTACGACCCGGACAACCACGACGCGATGGTGCGGCTCCGGCAGCGCAGGATCGACGGCATCGAGGTGCCCGACGTGTCGGTCGAGGACCCGGACGGGGACGCCCGGGTCCTGGTGCTCGGATGGGGCTCGTCCTACGGGCCGATCGGTGCCGCCTGCCGCAGGTTGCGGGCGCGCGGCATGTCGGTCGCCCAGACGCACCTGCGGCACCTCAACCCCATGCCGGGCAACCTCGGTGAGGTACTGCGCCGTTATGACAGGGTCGTGGTGCCGGAGATGAACATGGGGCAGCTTGCGATGCTGCTGCGGTCGCGGTACCTGGTGGACGCCCAGTCCTACACCAAGGTGGCGGGCCTGCCGTTCCAGGCCGAGGAGTTGGAAAACGTGCTGTCCGATGTGGTGCAGGGAGTCGAGCTGTGA
- a CDS encoding 2-oxoacid:ferredoxin oxidoreductase subunit beta, with the protein MGGLAGVPAADEEYSAKDFTSDQEVRWCPGCGDYAVLAAVRGFLPELGIKRENTVFVSGIGCSARFPYYMNTYGMHSIHGRAPTIATGLATTRPDLSVWVVTGDGDGLSIGGNHLIHALRRNVNITVLLFNNRIYGLTKGQYSPTSDQGMVTKSTPAGSVDTPFNPVSLALGAEASFVARTLDSDRAHLTETLRAAAQHRGSALVEIYQNCPIFNDGAFDVLKDADEKQRRLIQLRHGEPVTFGPEDERFGVVRDERGELRVAKLTEVDERDLVVHDAQRADTSHAFALSRLGGQDLDPTVTGVFRAVDRPTYDDQARQQLDEAAQQRPADLQQLLTGRDTWTI; encoded by the coding sequence ATGGGTGGGCTGGCCGGGGTACCCGCCGCCGACGAGGAGTACTCGGCCAAGGACTTCACCAGCGACCAGGAGGTCCGCTGGTGCCCCGGATGCGGCGACTACGCCGTGCTGGCCGCGGTGCGCGGTTTCCTGCCTGAGCTCGGCATCAAGCGGGAGAACACCGTGTTCGTCTCCGGGATCGGCTGCTCGGCCCGCTTCCCCTACTACATGAACACCTACGGGATGCACTCCATCCACGGCCGGGCCCCGACCATCGCCACCGGTCTGGCGACCACGCGCCCCGACCTGTCGGTGTGGGTGGTCACCGGCGACGGCGACGGGCTGTCCATCGGCGGCAACCACCTGATCCACGCGTTGCGGCGCAACGTCAACATCACCGTCCTGCTGTTCAACAACAGGATCTACGGGTTGACCAAGGGGCAGTACTCGCCGACCTCGGACCAGGGCATGGTCACCAAGTCCACCCCGGCCGGCTCCGTGGACACCCCGTTCAACCCGGTCTCGCTCGCGCTGGGAGCCGAGGCCAGTTTCGTGGCCCGCACCCTGGACTCCGACCGCGCACACCTGACCGAGACCCTGCGGGCCGCGGCCCAGCACCGCGGTTCGGCGCTGGTGGAGATCTACCAGAACTGCCCCATCTTCAACGACGGTGCCTTCGACGTGCTCAAGGACGCCGACGAGAAGCAGCGCAGGCTGATCCAGCTGCGACACGGCGAGCCCGTCACGTTCGGACCGGAGGACGAGCGCTTCGGGGTGGTTCGTGACGAGCGGGGCGAGCTCCGGGTGGCCAAGCTCACCGAGGTGGACGAACGGGACCTCGTGGTGCACGACGCCCAGCGCGCCGACACCTCCCACGCCTTCGCCCTCTCGCGGCTCGGCGGCCAGGACCTCGATCCCACCGTGACCGGCGTCTTCCGCGCCGTCGATCGCCCCACCTACGACGACCAGGCCAGGCAGCAGCTCGACGAGGCCGCCCAGCAACGTCCCGCCGACCTGCAACAGCTGCTCACCGGGCGCGACACCTGGACAATCTGA
- a CDS encoding polysaccharide deacetylase family protein gives MIGSELAGVDQRLSGGAPPVLMYHSVQDYVTDPYRVTVRPERFARQLRWLRLRGWTGVGVGELLRAHRRGRARGLVGLTFDDGYADFDDTVVAVLREHGFTATVFVLAHRLGGYNTWDGDGPRKSLMNAEQVRRVARQGMEIGSHGLLHRPLSGVPHTEMVDEVHRSRAELTELLGFAVEGFCYPYGDLDRRTMREVDQAGYSYACAVRPDSLACGLAIPRIHVGDRDNELRLEAKRWRARLRPAR, from the coding sequence ATGATCGGCTCGGAACTGGCGGGCGTTGATCAGCGGTTGTCCGGCGGCGCGCCGCCGGTGCTGATGTATCACTCCGTGCAGGACTACGTGACCGACCCCTACCGGGTGACGGTTCGTCCGGAGCGGTTCGCGCGGCAGCTGCGCTGGTTGCGGCTGCGCGGCTGGACCGGCGTGGGGGTGGGGGAGTTGCTGCGCGCCCACCGGCGGGGACGTGCCCGGGGACTCGTGGGACTCACCTTCGACGACGGCTACGCCGACTTCGACGACACCGTGGTGGCGGTGCTGCGCGAGCACGGTTTCACGGCCACGGTGTTCGTGCTCGCCCACCGGCTCGGCGGATACAACACCTGGGACGGTGACGGTCCGCGCAAGTCACTGATGAACGCCGAGCAGGTTCGGCGGGTCGCACGGCAGGGCATGGAGATCGGATCGCACGGTCTGCTGCACCGTCCGCTCTCCGGAGTTCCGCACACCGAGATGGTCGACGAGGTGCACCGGAGCCGCGCCGAACTCACCGAGCTGCTGGGGTTCGCCGTGGAGGGGTTCTGCTATCCCTACGGCGACCTCGACCGGCGGACGATGCGGGAGGTCGACCAGGCCGGCTACTCCTACGCCTGCGCGGTGCGGCCGGACTCGCTGGCGTGTGGACTCGCCATACCGCGTATCCACGTGGGCGACCGTGACAACGAGCTCCGGCTGGAAGCCAAGAGGTGGCGCGCACGACTGCGTCCCGCCCGGTGA
- a CDS encoding nucleotide sugar dehydrogenase: MGELPLSLAVNGREYEFNDRLVSYSSIKGTDNGVVPSALGSVAVVGLGYVGLPTVVEFHAKGVDVIGVDTSQERLRTILDGEVELAESDREALRHGLGKGGIRLTSDSASLGEAEAIVVCVPTPVREDGTPDLAALRAACADVAGHARPGQTVILTSTTYVGTTRELLVEPLRSRGLVPGQDVHVAFSAERIDPGNPDHRQQDTPRVVGGVTERCSVLAAEVINQVTGSVFLVSSPEAAELTKLYENIFRAVTLALANEFAEVCRELELDPIEVTLAAGTKPYGFLGGFPGPGVGGHCIPCDPYYLLWQLRGQGRSAPLLEQVMRVIRDRPQQVVTRVAELLKEAEIGVERARVLVVGVSYKAGVADLRESPALPILAGLADLGAEIGYYDPLVPRVRLPDGTELTSRESPASGQWDLVLVHTPHPGFDYRWVGRFPLVLDATYRFDHAPHRRLV, translated from the coding sequence GTGGGGGAACTTCCGCTCTCACTGGCGGTCAACGGCCGGGAGTACGAGTTCAACGACCGGCTCGTGAGCTATTCGTCGATCAAGGGGACCGACAACGGCGTGGTGCCTTCCGCCCTGGGATCGGTGGCGGTGGTCGGGCTGGGTTACGTCGGGCTGCCGACGGTGGTGGAGTTCCACGCCAAGGGGGTCGACGTGATCGGCGTGGACACGAGCCAGGAACGGCTGCGAACCATACTGGACGGCGAGGTCGAGCTGGCCGAGTCCGACCGGGAAGCACTGCGCCACGGGCTCGGTAAGGGTGGGATCCGGCTCACTTCGGACAGCGCTTCCCTCGGTGAGGCGGAGGCGATCGTCGTCTGCGTGCCCACACCGGTGCGCGAGGACGGCACTCCCGACCTGGCGGCACTGCGAGCAGCCTGCGCCGACGTGGCCGGGCATGCCCGTCCCGGTCAAACCGTGATCCTGACCTCGACCACCTACGTGGGTACCACGCGTGAACTGCTGGTCGAGCCCCTGCGGAGTCGCGGGTTGGTTCCGGGGCAGGACGTCCACGTGGCGTTCAGCGCCGAACGGATCGATCCGGGAAACCCCGACCACCGGCAACAGGACACGCCGCGTGTCGTCGGAGGGGTCACCGAGCGCTGTTCGGTCCTGGCCGCCGAGGTGATCAACCAGGTCACGGGATCCGTGTTCCTGGTCAGCTCACCGGAGGCCGCCGAGCTGACCAAGCTGTACGAGAACATATTCCGCGCGGTCACGCTCGCGCTGGCCAACGAGTTCGCCGAAGTGTGCCGCGAGCTGGAGCTGGATCCCATCGAGGTGACCCTGGCGGCGGGGACCAAACCGTACGGCTTCCTCGGAGGTTTCCCCGGGCCCGGGGTGGGCGGCCACTGCATTCCCTGCGATCCCTACTACCTACTGTGGCAGCTGCGCGGCCAGGGCAGGTCGGCCCCCCTGCTGGAGCAGGTGATGCGCGTGATCCGGGACCGCCCGCAGCAGGTGGTCACGCGCGTCGCCGAACTGCTGAAGGAGGCCGAGATCGGTGTGGAGCGTGCACGCGTCCTGGTGGTGGGGGTCAGTTACAAGGCCGGGGTGGCCGACTTGCGCGAGTCGCCGGCACTGCCCATCCTGGCCGGGCTCGCGGACCTGGGGGCCGAGATCGGGTACTACGATCCGCTGGTTCCGCGAGTCCGGCTCCCCGACGGCACCGAGCTGACGAGCCGGGAGAGCCCTGCATCGGGGCAGTGGGACCTCGTGCTGGTGCACACGCCCCACCCGGGGTTCGACTACCGCTGGGTCGGCCGTTTTCCGCTCGTGCTCGATGCCACCTACCGGTTCGACCACGCACCACATCGCAGGCTCGTGTGA
- a CDS encoding carboxylate--amine ligase yields MRGPRNTPSPAAGAFDTTTPAVVLKLDSNPLHHGGLGIIRGLGRLGVPVYGVCEDPLAPAAHSRYLHGRWQWRAGAGTEPDVVDGLARIAERLGGPTVVLPTDDAGALLLAERAAELHPWLLFPRPPADLPRKLAGKDSLYRLCRAHGVPGPVTETVTTWPRARAFAASVGYPLVAKLATPWLRRGSRVPSTSLVHTPNQLAELHRAAGQPIVLQEFLPRVPEGVGRGQDWFLHGYLTDDPTRSPVCTGIKERSYPSSAGLTSFGRWVVNDEIERSATELLRSTGFRGIVDMDWRWDPRDDRYKLLDCNPRLGAQFRLFSDWAGIDLAVVAYLDLTGQRVPYIAHGPERRFVVENYDPLAAFDGWRSGRLGVREWVDSLRGTEEPAWFARDDLAPFGLMCLRMGWRALSRRIPLPRRTQRARPPEFHTGRAGNRQEISVRPPNRTNRVPS; encoded by the coding sequence GTGCGCGGTCCACGGAACACACCTTCGCCCGCGGCCGGGGCGTTCGACACCACCACGCCCGCCGTGGTGCTCAAACTGGACAGCAACCCGCTGCACCACGGTGGTCTCGGGATCATCCGAGGCCTGGGAAGGCTGGGTGTGCCGGTCTACGGTGTCTGCGAGGACCCGCTCGCGCCCGCGGCGCACTCCCGCTACCTGCACGGCCGCTGGCAGTGGCGCGCCGGTGCGGGCACCGAACCGGACGTCGTGGACGGGCTGGCGCGGATCGCCGAACGGCTCGGCGGGCCCACCGTGGTGTTGCCCACCGACGACGCGGGGGCGCTCCTGCTGGCCGAGCGCGCCGCCGAACTGCACCCCTGGCTGCTGTTCCCGCGTCCCCCGGCCGACCTGCCGAGGAAACTGGCGGGCAAGGACTCGCTGTACCGGCTCTGCCGTGCCCACGGCGTGCCCGGCCCCGTTACCGAGACGGTCACCACCTGGCCCAGGGCACGCGCGTTCGCGGCTTCGGTCGGTTATCCGCTGGTGGCGAAGCTCGCCACTCCCTGGCTTCGGCGGGGTTCGCGGGTGCCGAGTACCAGCTTGGTGCACACCCCGAACCAACTCGCCGAACTGCATCGTGCGGCGGGGCAACCGATCGTGCTGCAGGAGTTCCTGCCCCGCGTCCCCGAGGGGGTGGGACGGGGACAGGACTGGTTCCTCCACGGCTACCTGACCGACGACCCGACGCGGAGTCCGGTGTGCACCGGCATCAAGGAACGCTCCTACCCGTCCTCGGCCGGTCTGACCAGCTTCGGCCGTTGGGTGGTCAACGACGAGATCGAGCGGAGTGCCACCGAGCTGCTGAGAAGCACCGGTTTCCGCGGCATCGTCGACATGGACTGGCGTTGGGACCCCAGGGACGACCGGTACAAACTGCTCGACTGCAACCCCCGGCTGGGTGCCCAGTTCCGGCTGTTCAGTGACTGGGCCGGAATCGACCTGGCGGTGGTCGCCTACCTCGATCTGACCGGCCAGCGGGTGCCGTACATAGCCCACGGCCCCGAACGCCGGTTCGTGGTGGAGAACTACGACCCGCTGGCCGCGTTCGACGGGTGGCGCAGCGGTCGCCTAGGAGTCCGGGAATGGGTCGACTCGCTGCGTGGCACCGAGGAACCTGCCTGGTTCGCACGGGACGACCTGGCTCCGTTCGGACTGATGTGCCTGCGCATGGGGTGGCGAGCGCTGTCGCGCCGGATTCCGCTGCCACGAAGGACACAGCGGGCGCGGCCCCCCGAGTTCCACACCGGACGTGCCGGGAACCGGCAGGAGATCTCGGTCCGGCCACCGAACCGAACGAACCGAGTACCGAGTTGA